The stretch of DNA GCGTCATCAAAAATATTATTTGAAGCGGTATCCAACCGCTCCAGAACAATTAAAGGAATTATATCCAGAGCCGCATCTGTTCGTAGACTCCACCTTTGCAGCTCGGTTGAACGGCTTTGTTAAAGGATTTCGGATGCGAGACAGCTTACTTGAGGAAGTAGCGGATTGGCAATTGCCGCCCGACTACCGTCAGTATTTAATGGACAAGTTGAAGGCGATGAAATGGTGAGATGTTACGTGCAGCAAATTGAAATAGGAACTGAATGCCCTAGCTTGGAACCCATCCATGCCCCAAGTCATACGATGATAAGGACTGAATGAATTTGGGGGGAACGCATTGACGAATCGGCATTGGCAAGGAAACGACGGATATTGGGGGAATCATTGGCAAAATCCGCAGTATCGGAGAATCTCACTAGAGCAGGCGATAGCAATTGCGCAGGAACAAGTCCCTGGAAATGTTGTGAAAGCCGAGTTGGACTATGATGATGGACGGTTGATCTATGAAATCGATATCCGAACCGCACAAGGCTTGAAATACGAAGTGAAAGTGGATGCCAACACGGGGCAAGTGATTCGAGTCAAGTTAGACTGATCACAAAAGCGTAGGCGGGGCAGCGCTAGAGCACAGTTGCCCAAACGGAAGAGGTATAGTAGGACCCCAAGCTTGAGCTTTTCAGAGCTTGGGTTTTTCTAGTGCGGATCGGGAATTCTAGAAGCAGGAGCGCGATTGTCGTATACTAGGTGTAACACAAGCAGTCATGACAAAT from Bacillus sp. OxB-1 encodes:
- a CDS encoding PepSY domain-containing protein, with product MTNRHWQGNDGYWGNHWQNPQYRRISLEQAIAIAQEQVPGNVVKAELDYDDGRLIYEIDIRTAQGLKYEVKVDANTGQVIRVKLD